The genomic stretch GGTCTGTGAAGGCgtacctgcagagagaagagagagagaggcaggatgGGGAGAATGTCTTGGTACAGAGGTAATCTGATTACATCTCTTCTGCAGGAACGGATTTGTTAAATGTCGTGTAAACGAGAAAGATCATTTCTGCTTCACGTGGCTCGATTAAACCCGAAGTTGAAGTTGAGGAATGAAGAAAAAGATCGTGCGAGGCACGAAATAATCAACCTCACGTCGTCGATGATTTGTAGCAACTTCTTCATTTCAGCCGAAGTCCGTTTGTTGGAGGAGGAAACTGACGGCAGACCAGCTTATGTAAATTCAGGCTCAGCAGTAAACAGGTTAGTGCGGCGCATGTAAACAAATTATCTCGTTCCTGTGCACGTCCTGAACCCTTTCTAGTCTGGAATTTATTCTTTTGAAGCAccttgaaaaatatttaaaaagtccacctgcaaacacattagcattttttttttgttttttttttaaaaagggcttTCGgggaaatgtttctttttgtttcagccGGCTGCAGGGAAGTGTgagtttgactgacagcaggCTGAGGGAGAAGTAAACAGACTTTCAGTGTAGCTGCGAGCTGAGACAGACAGCGGCATCTAAAACGGACCGAAGCGTTAATTGCAGGTGAGTCTACGGCGCGTTTAATGTGCTGCAGCCGGCTCGGCTCAGCGCTGCTCGAGGTTCAgtcaactttttttaaaagagtaaaattcaaaacacacaactaAAGTTGTTactataaaagtaaaagttgtttTACACCCACAACAATTAACGCACTCTTTATTATTGAAGAGCCTACGTGAAGCTCAAAAACATGTGGGCGGTCCTGCCTCTGACGCCTCCTCAgtgccacgctcttaatcctgcataactttaagccttaatataatgtgaacaggtgagttgtatataaattcaccctcagtacagttgtcatgaacggggaaattagctacagagaccaaaactgttttttgtaccaggctgtaaacatgtttatttctgctgtgaagttggacatttggacatggggacttatggagactgactcacttctggagccagcctcacgTGGAcgtcagaggaactgcagttttttggacACTTTCACAAtagtttcacagccacagaggttgtcgCTTGAATTTAACACAAGATATTATTAAAGATATCGCAAAATTAGGAAAGATTATGTGGATGAAACACCAGATTAAATATATGAAGCAGTTTAGTTTAGACTGGATTTGATTGGCTGTATGAAAACAAGTTCTCCATCAAGTCCAAACAGCTTTGCTGTGAATTATTGCAAAGATCGGTGGCACCAACACGAaactaaataatataaaacacaagtGACCGCTGCCCTCTGAACACACTTCACagggttaacacacacacagactcttaCCTAGGCTGTGGCCGTTCTTTGTGTAGAAGCAGGTGTTGTTGATGAGGTTaacacagcagccaatcacgTCGCCCGTCGTAAACGTGGGTCCGTAGGGTTGCCCGGTGCCAGACGAGCAGAAGGAGTGGCCGTCGTCTCCGTGGTAACCGTATGAGTGCTTGTCCCAACCTGAGGGATGTGAAGTGTCAGAGTAAGGAGCGCTGAGCAGGCAGCGAAAAGGTGTGATGACACAACAGATGGCTCATGCTAAGACTACatggcacgcacacacagacacacacagacacacacacagacacacacacagacacacacacagacacacacacagacacacagacacacacgcacacacacacacacagacacacacacagacacacacacacacagacacacacacagacacacacacacagacacacacacagcaaaccgACTCCAAGTCAGAAAATCCGGCTTTGGGTTTTAGATTCTTCGCCGGTCGTGTTTTGGTAACAGAAACCTGCAACAGGACGCCGTGGCTCATGAGGGCTGTTGAAGCAGAAACCTGTAGGAGTTCGACGCCTTGGTCAGGGACACTTCAGCGCGGCAGGATGGGCGCTCCGGGAACGGAGCCTGAGAAATCAGCTGGTTTTTTTACTACGACTCGCAGAGAGCTGCGAGTGCTCGATGAATTACAAGAATTTTTAGCATTTTGACCTCAGTTTTCTTCTTTGGCTGTCGATTTAAAGACCAGCACGTTTGGTTTTATTCTTCATTGAATCCAAAGTAAATTCGACTTCTTGtgagcacaaaataaaactattccAATTGTTAGTAACAAGACCAGACTGAGTGACAGGACGCTGTGAGTCAGCTGCAGAGGTAATCCTGCCATCACGGGTCTGGCATCACTTCCTCGCAATTAGTGAATTTTCATTAGCATCTATCCATCAGCTGGGACTCTGCAGT from Larimichthys crocea isolate SSNF unplaced genomic scaffold, L_crocea_2.0 scaffold27485, whole genome shotgun sequence encodes the following:
- the LOC113744901 gene encoding ran-binding protein 9-like, with the protein product MGIGLSAQGVNMNRLPGWDKHSYGYHGDDGHSFCSSGTGQPYGPTFTTGDVIGCCVNLINNTCFYTKNGHSLGKSLCVC